One Candidatus Methylomirabilota bacterium DNA window includes the following coding sequences:
- a CDS encoding type 1 glutamine amidotransferase domain-containing protein: protein MKLAGKRIAILAENMYQEMELWVPYYRLKEEGADVKVVGAGGAKTFTSKHGYPVNADVQAEQVKAVEFDAVIVPGGYAPDLMRRHPAMVALVREAAQQGKLVAAICHAGWMLVSAGILKGRKATSFFSIKDDLVAAGADWVDQEVVVDGNLITSRRPDDLPAFCRAIITALSKS from the coding sequence ATGAAGCTCGCAGGCAAGCGGATCGCGATCCTCGCCGAGAACATGTACCAGGAGATGGAACTGTGGGTGCCGTACTACCGGCTCAAGGAGGAGGGCGCCGACGTCAAGGTCGTCGGCGCGGGCGGCGCCAAGACCTTCACCTCGAAGCACGGCTACCCGGTGAACGCGGACGTCCAGGCCGAACAGGTGAAGGCCGTCGAGTTCGATGCGGTGATCGTCCCGGGCGGTTACGCCCCGGACCTGATGCGGCGCCACCCCGCGATGGTCGCCCTCGTCCGCGAGGCGGCGCAGCAGGGGAAGCTGGTCGCGGCGATCTGCCATGCCGGCTGGATGCTCGTCTCCGCGGGCATCTTGAAGGGCAGGAAGGCGACGTCGTTCTTCTCGATCAAGGACGACCTCGTCGCGGCCGGGGCGGACTGGGTGGACCAGGAGGTCGTCGTGGACGGCAACCTGATCACCTCGCGCAGGCCCGACGACCTGCCGGCCTTCTGCCGCGCGATCATCACCGCGCTCAGCAAGTCCTAG
- a CDS encoding FmdB family zinc ribbon protein produces MPLYEFYCDKCKREVSVTLTISQREKGAACPKCGSRDLRPLLGTFFTQTSKKS; encoded by the coding sequence ATGCCTCTCTATGAGTTCTATTGCGACAAGTGCAAGCGCGAGGTCTCGGTGACCCTGACCATCAGCCAGCGCGAGAAGGGCGCGGCGTGCCCGAAGTGCGGCAGCCGCGACCTGCGCCCGCTCCTGGGCACGTTCTTCACTCAAACGTCGAAGAAGTCCTGA
- a CDS encoding NAD-dependent succinate-semialdehyde dehydrogenase → MADVERMYLNGEWVVAEGGATFDVVNPADRTVVARVTNGAVPEVQRAVTAAHAAFREWSLLAPKDRGRFLLRIQELMEERRDELARLVTLENGKPFEEAKKEVQFSLGYFGWFAEEARRMAGEWIASPTPGKRYWVLHQPIGPVAAVTPWNFPATMVTRKIAPALAAGCTVVLKPASATPLTALAIARITQDAGLPPGVLNVLTTNRSGLVGAELLTHPLIRKIGFTGSTDVGKGIMATAARQIKRLSFELGGNAPFIVFDDCDFDAALDGAVAMKFLRVAGQSCICANRIYVQRGIADRFIPAFVDAVKRLRVAPGFEPGAQLGPLINEETRAKVHSLVEDAVRRGARLVTGGHYLDGEPYARGFFYAPAVLLDVTDDMPIAQEEIFGPAAPILTFDTEEEVIRRANATKFGLAAYFYTRDMTRLIRVAEQLEYGLVGANDAAGYTHEIPFGGFKESGLGREGGHEGIEEYTEVKSVVVNLA, encoded by the coding sequence ATGGCAGACGTCGAGCGCATGTATCTCAACGGCGAGTGGGTGGTCGCCGAGGGCGGAGCCACGTTCGACGTCGTGAACCCCGCCGACCGCACGGTCGTCGCGCGGGTCACGAACGGTGCCGTGCCCGAGGTCCAGCGCGCGGTCACGGCCGCGCACGCGGCGTTTCGCGAGTGGTCCCTGCTGGCCCCCAAGGACCGCGGCAGGTTCCTCCTCCGGATCCAGGAGCTCATGGAGGAGCGGCGGGACGAGTTGGCCCGCCTCGTGACGCTCGAGAACGGCAAGCCGTTCGAGGAGGCGAAGAAGGAGGTCCAGTTCTCGCTCGGATACTTCGGCTGGTTCGCCGAGGAGGCGCGCCGGATGGCGGGGGAGTGGATCGCCTCGCCCACGCCGGGGAAGCGGTACTGGGTGCTCCACCAGCCGATCGGACCCGTCGCGGCGGTCACGCCCTGGAACTTCCCGGCGACCATGGTGACGCGGAAGATCGCGCCGGCCCTCGCCGCGGGCTGCACCGTCGTCCTCAAGCCGGCGTCCGCCACGCCGCTCACCGCGCTCGCCATCGCGCGGATCACCCAGGACGCCGGGCTGCCACCCGGCGTGCTCAACGTGCTCACGACCAACCGCTCGGGCCTGGTCGGCGCGGAGCTGCTCACGCACCCGCTGATCCGCAAGATCGGCTTCACGGGCTCCACGGACGTCGGAAAGGGGATCATGGCGACGGCGGCGCGCCAGATCAAGCGGCTGTCGTTCGAGCTCGGGGGCAACGCCCCCTTCATCGTGTTCGACGACTGCGATTTCGACGCCGCGCTCGACGGCGCCGTGGCGATGAAATTCCTGCGCGTCGCCGGCCAGTCGTGCATCTGCGCCAACCGGATCTACGTCCAGCGCGGGATCGCCGATCGCTTCATCCCGGCGTTCGTCGACGCCGTCAAGCGGCTCCGGGTCGCGCCCGGCTTCGAGCCCGGGGCGCAGCTCGGTCCGCTCATCAACGAGGAAACGCGCGCCAAGGTCCATTCGCTGGTCGAGGACGCGGTGCGGCGGGGCGCCCGGCTGGTCACGGGCGGGCACTATCTCGACGGTGAGCCGTACGCGCGGGGGTTCTTCTACGCGCCCGCCGTGCTCCTCGACGTGACCGACGACATGCCGATCGCCCAGGAGGAGATCTTCGGGCCGGCGGCGCCGATCCTCACGTTCGACACGGAAGAGGAAGTGATCCGGCGCGCCAACGCCACCAAGTTCGGGCTGGCCGCCTATTTCTACACGCGCGACATGACGCGGCTCATCCGGGTGGCCGAGCAGCTCGAGTACGGGCTCGTCGGGGCCAACGACGCGGCGGGCTACACGCACGAGATCCCATTCGGCGGGTTCAAGGAGTCCGGCCTCGGGCGGGAGGGAGGCCACGAGGGCATCGAGGAGTACACTGAGGTGAAATCGGTCGTCGTCAACCTGGCCTGA
- a CDS encoding ABC transporter substrate-binding protein has protein sequence MSRRNFLGGLGVSVGAALGATAGAALPIVGVAQAQEKPKGTIPDKPFRIGHMTFFTGPAAVLGEPMYKGQLLAAEEINAAGGLLGKRKIEILKADEAAGTDANVKELRRLKLSENIDFFCGITSSGNTPALGPVAEELKLLTIFVDGCTDFLFDKAVPNPHYIFRITNMQSADGVTCALGVVQTWPKVKKIAHIHPDYSYGRNAFDHFNIVMKKLMPHTEVVSEGWPKLGTTDFSSHITKANASKPDLIVSSVWGGDYVAMYKQAIVHGMFKKAKFASMIAFGVAPHAIGKDHPEGVIAGVHSNYHFTFPAGEKWPLNKSFVEKYHKRFSEYPNFQAEGGYTATYMLKAAIEKANKAGGGWPEDDAIIAMLEGIMVAGPAGYVYIRPDNHQGYKDAVTGFSKNVAEYPFPILDPARIITIPIRNITAPPGWPKGEPTSTFTWIDKTWPVVKA, from the coding sequence GTGAGTCGCAGGAACTTTTTGGGCGGTCTGGGCGTCAGCGTCGGCGCGGCGCTCGGCGCCACGGCGGGAGCGGCCCTGCCGATCGTCGGCGTGGCGCAGGCCCAGGAGAAGCCGAAGGGGACCATCCCCGACAAGCCGTTCCGGATCGGGCACATGACGTTCTTCACCGGTCCGGCGGCGGTGCTCGGCGAGCCCATGTACAAGGGCCAGCTCCTCGCGGCCGAGGAAATCAACGCCGCGGGCGGGCTCCTCGGGAAGCGGAAGATCGAGATCCTCAAGGCGGACGAGGCCGCAGGGACCGACGCGAACGTCAAGGAGCTCCGCCGGCTGAAGCTGTCGGAGAACATCGACTTCTTCTGCGGCATCACGTCGAGCGGCAACACGCCGGCGCTCGGCCCCGTCGCCGAGGAGCTGAAGCTCCTCACGATCTTCGTCGACGGCTGCACCGACTTCCTCTTCGACAAGGCGGTGCCGAACCCGCACTACATCTTCCGGATCACGAACATGCAGTCGGCCGACGGCGTGACGTGCGCGCTCGGCGTCGTGCAGACGTGGCCCAAGGTGAAGAAGATCGCCCACATCCACCCGGACTACTCCTACGGCCGGAACGCCTTCGACCACTTCAACATCGTCATGAAGAAGCTCATGCCGCACACGGAGGTCGTCTCGGAGGGCTGGCCGAAGCTCGGGACGACCGACTTCAGCTCGCACATCACCAAGGCGAACGCGTCGAAGCCCGACCTGATCGTCTCCTCGGTGTGGGGCGGCGACTACGTCGCCATGTACAAGCAGGCCATCGTGCACGGCATGTTCAAGAAGGCGAAGTTCGCGTCGATGATCGCCTTCGGCGTGGCGCCGCACGCGATCGGCAAGGACCACCCGGAAGGCGTCATCGCCGGCGTGCACTCGAACTACCACTTCACGTTCCCGGCCGGTGAGAAGTGGCCGCTCAACAAGAGCTTCGTCGAGAAGTACCACAAGCGCTTCAGCGAGTACCCGAACTTCCAGGCCGAGGGCGGCTACACGGCCACGTACATGCTGAAGGCCGCCATCGAGAAGGCGAACAAGGCCGGCGGCGGCTGGCCCGAGGACGACGCGATCATCGCGATGCTCGAAGGCATCATGGTGGCCGGCCCCGCGGGCTACGTCTACATCCGCCCCGACAACCACCAGGGCTACAAGGACGCGGTGACCGGCTTCAGCAAGAACGTGGCCGAGTACCCGTTCCCGATCCTCGACCCGGCGCGCATCATCACGATCCCGATCCGCAACATCACCGCGCCCCCGGGCTGGCCGAAGGGCGAGCCGACCTCGACGTTCACCTGGATCGACAAGACCTGGCCCGTCGTCAAAGCGTAG
- a CDS encoding Mrp/NBP35 family ATP-binding protein, whose amino-acid sequence MVNEAAVLDALRGIRDPEQQQNIVALGLVQDLRITDSEVSFTLAFTTQSPQSKVTLHSMATRIVGRLPGVAKVQVKMGGTPTRPAAAPHAHAPAQAAPHADLIPEVRHTLAVSSGKGGVGKSTVAVNLAVALRQTGGVVGIIDADVYGPDIPLMLGSRGRPGMFENRIIPVEAHGLKMMSIGLLVNEREPLVWRGPMIHSFIQQMLRDVMWGALDYLVFDMPPGTGDAQLSLSQVIPLSGVVMVTTPQEVALLDVRKAIGMFQKLNVPILGVVENMSYFQAPDTGTRYAIFGEGGGRRIADEYGVPLLAQIPLDQETRVGGDEGSPITLRRPDSPQAGAFRELAAAVRKRLDELAPLRSLPTIG is encoded by the coding sequence AGCAGCAGAACATCGTCGCGCTCGGCCTCGTCCAGGACCTCCGGATCACGGACTCCGAGGTGAGCTTCACGCTGGCCTTTACGACCCAGTCGCCGCAGTCGAAGGTCACGCTGCACAGCATGGCCACGCGGATCGTCGGCCGGCTTCCGGGCGTGGCGAAGGTCCAGGTGAAGATGGGCGGGACGCCGACGCGGCCGGCCGCCGCGCCCCACGCCCACGCGCCCGCGCAGGCCGCGCCGCACGCCGACCTCATCCCCGAGGTCCGGCACACGCTCGCGGTCTCGTCGGGCAAGGGCGGTGTGGGGAAGTCCACCGTCGCGGTGAACCTCGCCGTCGCGCTCCGCCAGACGGGCGGCGTCGTCGGCATCATCGACGCCGACGTCTACGGCCCGGACATCCCGCTCATGCTCGGCTCGCGCGGGCGGCCCGGCATGTTCGAGAACCGGATCATCCCGGTCGAGGCGCACGGCCTCAAGATGATGTCCATCGGCCTCCTCGTGAACGAGCGGGAGCCGCTCGTCTGGCGCGGGCCGATGATCCACTCGTTCATCCAGCAGATGCTCCGGGACGTCATGTGGGGCGCGCTCGACTACCTCGTGTTCGACATGCCGCCGGGCACGGGCGACGCGCAGCTCTCGCTCTCGCAGGTGATCCCGCTCTCGGGTGTCGTGATGGTGACGACGCCGCAGGAGGTCGCGCTGCTCGACGTGCGCAAGGCGATCGGGATGTTCCAGAAGCTCAACGTGCCGATCCTCGGCGTCGTCGAGAACATGAGCTACTTCCAGGCGCCCGACACCGGCACGCGCTACGCGATTTTCGGCGAGGGCGGCGGCCGGCGCATCGCCGACGAGTACGGCGTGCCGCTGCTCGCGCAGATCCCGCTCGACCAGGAGACGCGCGTCGGGGGCGACGAGGGCTCCCCGATCACGCTCCGCCGCCCCGACTCGCCGCAGGCGGGCGCGTTCCGCGAGCTCGCCGCGGCGGTGCGGAAGCGGCTCGACGAGCTCGCGCCGCTCAGGTCGCTCCCGACCATCGGCTGA
- a CDS encoding PDZ domain-containing protein, producing MRIRDLAEQEMEEISKKHGIREGFGVVIVEVIEGAPAAKAGLRAGDIVVAFGDRPVTETRLLQRLIAAAPLSAESRLTVLRADGRRRVAVSLAPMPRAVLGERVAAEFGFVVSEPDVLAEARAGAVTPPVITTVLRRGSAEKAGLEAGDVILQVNERAVLSREAAREAFADAVLDRPLRLTVRRGDRRLSVTLPAP from the coding sequence GTGCGCATCCGCGACCTCGCCGAGCAGGAGATGGAGGAGATCTCGAAGAAGCACGGGATCCGCGAGGGCTTCGGCGTGGTGATCGTCGAGGTCATCGAGGGCGCGCCCGCGGCCAAGGCCGGCCTCCGCGCGGGCGACATCGTGGTCGCGTTCGGTGACCGGCCCGTGACCGAGACCCGGCTGCTCCAGCGGTTGATCGCCGCCGCGCCCCTCAGCGCCGAGTCGCGGCTCACGGTGCTGCGCGCCGACGGCCGGCGGCGCGTGGCGGTGAGCCTCGCGCCGATGCCCCGGGCGGTCCTCGGCGAGCGCGTCGCGGCCGAGTTCGGCTTCGTCGTGAGCGAGCCGGACGTGCTGGCCGAGGCCCGCGCGGGCGCGGTGACTCCGCCGGTGATCACCACCGTGCTGCGCCGCGGCAGCGCCGAGAAGGCCGGCCTCGAGGCGGGCGACGTCATTCTGCAGGTGAACGAGCGGGCGGTGCTGAGCCGCGAGGCGGCGCGCGAGGCGTTCGCCGACGCGGTTCTCGACCGGCCGCTGCGGCTCACCGTCCGCCGCGGCGACCGCCGGCTCTCGGTGACGCTCCCGGCGCCCTGA
- a CDS encoding LON peptidase substrate-binding domain-containing protein, whose amino-acid sequence MILPIFPLPDVTFFPHTLLPLHVFEARYRTMVMDVLARDRRLAVVKLRPGYEATYAGKPAVYAVAGAGEIVSWERLATGRYNILLKGECRVRLESERPSDTLYRIVAAQRLDDVPPRTDVEAPLARIRAACGRLLKALDRPTTLLDTALAEGQPPGVIADRIAAAVLPDPTLRQELLETLDVAQRLERLAAALDDLVRELLGGRG is encoded by the coding sequence TTGATCCTGCCGATCTTTCCCCTGCCCGACGTCACGTTCTTCCCGCACACGCTCCTGCCCCTCCACGTCTTCGAGGCGCGCTACCGCACGATGGTGATGGACGTCCTCGCCCGCGACCGGCGTCTGGCCGTCGTCAAGCTCCGTCCGGGCTACGAGGCCACGTACGCCGGCAAGCCGGCCGTCTACGCCGTCGCGGGGGCCGGCGAGATCGTGAGCTGGGAACGGCTCGCGACGGGCCGCTACAACATCCTCCTGAAGGGCGAGTGCCGCGTCCGCCTCGAGAGCGAGCGGCCGAGCGACACGCTGTACCGGATCGTCGCGGCGCAGCGTCTCGACGACGTGCCGCCCCGGACGGACGTCGAGGCGCCGCTCGCGCGGATCCGCGCCGCGTGCGGGCGCCTGCTGAAGGCGCTCGACCGTCCTACCACCCTGCTCGACACGGCCCTCGCCGAGGGCCAACCGCCCGGCGTGATCGCCGACCGGATCGCCGCCGCGGTGCTCCCGGACCCGACGCTCCGCCAGGAGCTGCTCGAGACCCTCGACGTCGCGCAGCGCCTCGAGCGTCTCGCCGCCGCGCTCGACGATCTGGTGCGCGAGCTCCTCGGAGGCCGCGGCTGA